In Carya illinoinensis cultivar Pawnee chromosome 9, C.illinoinensisPawnee_v1, whole genome shotgun sequence, the following are encoded in one genomic region:
- the LOC122276182 gene encoding DNA-3-methyladenine glycosylase: MNKTQRFKRVAKPKLPISSTQADDHETRPSNRSKALTIRVKPKPKLNAVPIPDLSFDRMTILSPDFYQIDALDLAPRLLGKLLRRDDVVLQITEVEAYRPNDSACHGRFGITARTAPVFGRGGHAYVYLCYGLHTMLNIVADKEGVGAAVLIRSCAPIAGLGTIQQRRGRETDKPVLLTGPGKIGQALGLSTEWSNHCLYTPGGLELLDAPEPEKILIGPRVGIEYALPEHVNALWRFAVADTAWISAPKNTLRPP, translated from the exons ATGAACAAAACCCAGCGTTTCAAACGAGTCGCCAAACCCAAACTACCGATTTCGTCTACCCAAGCCGACGACCACGAGACTCGACCGAGTAACCGCTCCAAGGCGCTGACCATTAGGGTCAAGCCCAAACCCAAATTGAATGCTGTTCCAATCCCAGATCTCTCATTTGACAGAATGACGATCCTGTCCCCTGATTTCTATCAGATTGACGCTCTAGATCTCGCCCCACGTTTGCTTGGCAAGCTTCTTAGGAGGGACGACGTTGTTCTTCAGATTACCGAG GTTGAAGCTTACAGACCGAACGATTCCGCTTGTCATGGTCGATTTGGAATTACAGCAAGAACAGCCCCAGTT TTTGGACGAGGTGGTCATGCGTATGTTTATCTATGCTATGGTCTCCATACAATGCTGAATATTGTGGCTGACAAGGAAGGAGTTGGTGCTGCTGTGTTAATACGTTCTTGTGCTCCCATTGccg GATTGGGCACCATTCAGCAGCGTCGAGGCCGGGAAACTGACAAGCCTGTTCTTCTTACTGGACCTGGAAAG ATCGGTCAAGCACTGGGGCTTTCCACAGAATGGTCTAACCATTGCCTCTATACTCCTG GTGGTTTAGAACTATTAGATGCTCCAGAGCCTGAAAAGATACTGATCGGTCCACGTGTTGGCATTGAATATGCTTTACCTGAGCATGTCAATGCATTATGGAGATTTGCCGTTGCGGATACCGCGTGGATAAGTGCCCCTAAAAACACCCTGAGGCCGCCCTGa
- the LOC122276181 gene encoding gamma-tubulin complex component 3-like isoform X2, with protein sequence MEEEDDQKVSDLIKELVLRLLSQNLTPDSRPIDPNSSDFRNSLRYAVRILSSRMTPSIAPDAAAIAESIKRRLATQGKSSEALTFAELFTKFASKSGPGSVNNKWAVLYLLKIIAEDRKASNAQLDSSLLLPNLALSDTELDNSSRVLRRLGTKEKGWSNGVLWVSKDPGNRLEIAFREFANLIKEENEVCEEVLVRDVLYACQGIDGKYVKFDKNADGYVLPDSVKVPRATRVMVRKLCELGWLFRKVKGYITESMDRFPAEDVGTVGQAFCAALQDELSEYYKLLAVLEGQSMNSIPLVLEKACSENYLSLRRLSVWFAEPTVKMRLMAVLVDKCRVLRGGAMAGAIHLHAQHGDPLVHDFMRRLLKRVCSPLFEMVRSWVLEGELEDIFAEYFIVGQPVKVESLWRDGYRLHAGMLPSFISQSLAQRILRTGKSINFLRVCCEDRGWADAATEAATAAGMTTRRGGLGYGETDSLETLVDEAAKRIDKHLLEVIYKQYKFKEHCLAIKRYLLLGQGDFVQYLMDIVGPELSEPANTISTFKLAGLLETAIRSSNAQYDDRDILDRLRVKMMPHETGDIGWDVFSLEYDARVPLDTVFTESVMAMYLIIFNFLWKLRRVEHALIGAWKIMKPNCITSHSFTKLQRAVKFQLLSTLRRCQVLWDGMNHFVTNLQYYIMFEVLEVSWSDFSSEMEVAKDLDDLLAAHEKYLHSIVEKSLLGESSQTLCKSLFVLFDLILRFRSHTDRLYEGICELQARNYIW encoded by the exons ATGGAAGAGGAGGACGACCAAAAGGTCTCAGATCTGATCAAAGAGTTAGTCCTACGCTTGCTCTCCCAAAACCTCACCCCCGATTCGCGCCCCATAGACCCTAACTCCTCCGATTTTCGAAACTCTCTCCGCTACGCGGTTCGCATCCTCTCCAGCCGAATGACGCCCTCCATTGCCCCCGACGCGGCCGCCATCGCCGAGTCCATCAAGCGTCGCCTGGCCACCCAAGGTAAGTCCTCCGAAGCCCTCACTTTCGCCGAACTATTCACCAAATTTGCCTCCAAATCCGGCCCCGGTAGCGTAAATAACAAATGGGCTGTCCTTTATTTGCTCAAAATCATAGCCGAGGATAGAAAAGCTTCGAATGCCCAGTTGGATTCTTCGCTTTTGTTGCCCAACTTGGCGCTGAGCGACACCGAATTGGATAACAGCTCGAGGGTTTTGCGGAGGTTGGGAACTAAAGAGAAGGGTTGGAGCAATGGGGTTTTGTGGGTCTCAAAAGACCCGGGAAATCGGCTTGAAATTGCATTTAGGGAGTTCGCGAATTTGATTAAGGAAGAGAATGAGGTGTGTGAAGAAGTTTTGGTGAGAGATGTGTTGTATGCTTGTCAAGGAATTGACGGGAAGTATgtcaaatttgataaaaatgcCGATGGGTATGTTTTACCGGATTCAGTTAAGGTTCCCAGAGCAACCCGGGTTATGGTCCGGAAGCTTTGTGAATTGGGGTGGTTGTTCAGAAAGGTTAAAGGGTATATTACTGAGAGTATGGATCGATTTCCAGCCGAGGATGTCGGAACGGTTGGGCAGGCCTTTTGTGCTGCGTTGCAAGATGAGCTTTCAGAGTACTATAAGTTGTTGGCAGTGCTCGAAGGACAGTCTATGAATTCTATTCCATTGGTTTTGGAGAAGGCGTGCTCGGAGAATTATCTTTCACTGAGAAGATTGTCGGTATGGTTTGCAGAGCCAACAGTGAAAATGAGGTTAATGGCTGTTTTGGTTGACAAGTGTAGGGTTTTGAGGGGTGGGGCAATGGCTGGGGCTATTCATTTGCATGCCCAGCATGGTGATCCGCTGGTGCATGACTTCATGAGGCGTTTACTTAAGCGTGTTTGTTCTCCTCTTTTTGAGATGGTGAGGAGTTGGGTTTTGGAAGGGGAGTTGGAAGATATTTTTGCTGAATATTTCATCGTGGGTCAACCTGTGAAAGTCGAGTCTCTTTGGAGAGATGGTTATAGGCTCCATGCTGGGATGCTTCCTTCCTtcatctctcaatctcttgCTCAGCGCATTTTAAGGACTGGCAAGTCAATAAATTTTCTTCGTGTTTGTTGTGAGGATCGTGGTTGGGCTGATGCTGCAACAGAAGCTGCCACAGCTGCTGGGATGACAACAAGGAGAGGGGGCCTGGGGTACGGTGAAACTGATTCCCTTGAGACCTTGGTTGATGAAGCGGCAAAGAGGATTGATAAGCACTTGTTGGAAGTTATTTACAAGCAGTATAAGTTTAAAGAGCATTGTCTTGCAATTAAGCGGTACTTACTGCTTGGACAAGGTGATTTTGTTCAGTACCTAATGGATATTGTTGGGCCAGAGCTTTCGGAGCCTGCTAACACCATTAGCACTTTCAAACTAGCTGGCTTGCTGGAAACTGCAATTCGGTCTTCTAATGCTCAGTATGATGATCGTGACATATTGGATAGGTTGAGAGTCAAGATGATGCCACATGAAACTGGAGATATTGGCTGGGATGTTTTCTCATTGGAATATGATGCAAGAGTGCCACTGGATACAGTGTTTACAGAGTCTGTTATGGCaatgtatttaataatttttaatttcctgTGGAAGCTTAGGCGGGTGGAGCATGCGCTTATTGGTGCCTGGAAGATTATGAAACCAAATTGTATTACCTCTCATTCCTTCACTAAGCTGCAACGTGCAGTGAAGTTCCAGTTGCTCTCAACATTGAGGCGATGTCAAGTTCTTTGGGATGGCATGAATCATTTTGTTACAAACTTGCAGTATTATATTATGTTTGAAGTCTTGGAGGTGTCATGGTCGGATTTTTCAAGTGAAATGGAGGTAGCAAAGGATCTTGATGATCTACTGGCTGCTCATGAGAAGTATCTCCATTCAATAGTTGAGAAATCCCTCCTTGGAGAAAGTTCGCAGACCCTTTGCAAATCACTCTTTGTCCTATTTGATCTTATATTGCGGTTCCGAAGTCATACTGATCGATTATATGAAGGGATATGTGAGCTGCAAGCAAG GAATTACATTTGGTGA
- the LOC122277218 gene encoding activator of 90 kDa heat shock protein ATPase homolog, whose amino-acid sequence MAKYGEGDKRWIVEDRPDGANVHNWHWAETDCLVWSRNLFSKLLSDLTVLDGEGELFIKTKKVDKVEGEAYVNIRKGKIIPGYEISLTLSWEGEAKDSDGKSLLKAEGLVEIPYISDENADEDPELKVSVKDEGPIGRRLKDAMLSKGKPLILEKVRVYVQSMAKGGPAKDELEVKKVAPKAQSATSSAAAAAAAPATKPKESVVEKKEAKKGFKTITLTEKFSCRARDMFEILMDDNRWKGFTQSNARISKEVGGEFTIFDGSVTGTNVELQEAKLIVQKWRFGNWPDGIHSTVKLSLDEPQPGVTVVKLTHADIPEEDRYGNATVVENTERGWRDLIFNKIRAVFGFGI is encoded by the exons ATGGCTAAATACGGAGAGGGCGACAAGCGTTGGATCGTGGAGGACAGACCCGACGGCGCCAACGTCCACAACTGGCACTGGGCCGAGACCGACTGCCTCGTTTGGTCCCGTAACCTCTTCTCCAAGCTCCTTTCTGATCTCACCGTCCTCGACGGCGAAGGCGAACTTTTCATCAAGACCAAGAAGGTTGACAAGGTCGAGGGCGAGGCCTACGTCAACATCCGCAAGGGTAAGATTATACCCGGCTACGAGATCAGCCTCACGCTCTCCTGGGAGGGCGAGGCCAAGGACTCCGACGGTAAATCCTTGCTTAAAGCCGAAGGTCTCGTCGAGATCCCCTACATTTCCGACGAGAACGCCGACGAGGACCCCGAATTGAAAGTCTCCGTGAAGGACGAGGGCCCTATTGGTCGGAGACTCAAGGATGCCATGCTGTCGAAAGGAAAACCCTTGATTCTCGAGAAGGTCAGGGTCTACGTGCAGAGCATGGCTAAAGGTGGTCCTGCCAAGGACGAATTGGAGGTCAAGAAGGTAGCGCCTAAGGCTCAGTCGGCCACTTCTTcggcggcggcggcggcggctGCACCTGCAACAAAGCCGAAGGAGTCGGTGGTGGAGAAGAAGGAGGCGAAGAAGGGGTTCAAGACGATAACTTTGACGGAGAAGTTTAGTTGTAGGGCGAGGGATATGTTTGAGATACTGATGGACGATAATAGGTGGAAGGGTTTTACGCAGAGCAATGCGAGGATTAGCAAAGAGGTGGGTGGGGAGTTCACCATATTTGATGGGTCGGTGACTGGGACCAATGTGGAATTGCAGGAAGCGAAATTAATTGTGCAGAAGTGGAGGTTCGGGAACTGGCCTGATGGTATTCATTCGACG GTGAAACTTTCTCTTGATGAGCCGCAACCCGGTGTTACAGTTGTCAAGCTGACGCATGCTGACATTCCTGAGGAAGACAG ATATGGGAATGCGACTGTGGTGGAGAACACCGAGAGGGGATGGCGGGATCTTATTTTCAACAAGATACGGGCTGTTTTTGGTTTCGGTATTTGA
- the LOC122276181 gene encoding gamma-tubulin complex component 3-like isoform X1 — protein MEEEDDQKVSDLIKELVLRLLSQNLTPDSRPIDPNSSDFRNSLRYAVRILSSRMTPSIAPDAAAIAESIKRRLATQGKSSEALTFAELFTKFASKSGPGSVNNKWAVLYLLKIIAEDRKASNAQLDSSLLLPNLALSDTELDNSSRVLRRLGTKEKGWSNGVLWVSKDPGNRLEIAFREFANLIKEENEVCEEVLVRDVLYACQGIDGKYVKFDKNADGYVLPDSVKVPRATRVMVRKLCELGWLFRKVKGYITESMDRFPAEDVGTVGQAFCAALQDELSEYYKLLAVLEGQSMNSIPLVLEKACSENYLSLRRLSVWFAEPTVKMRLMAVLVDKCRVLRGGAMAGAIHLHAQHGDPLVHDFMRRLLKRVCSPLFEMVRSWVLEGELEDIFAEYFIVGQPVKVESLWRDGYRLHAGMLPSFISQSLAQRILRTGKSINFLRVCCEDRGWADAATEAATAAGMTTRRGGLGYGETDSLETLVDEAAKRIDKHLLEVIYKQYKFKEHCLAIKRYLLLGQGDFVQYLMDIVGPELSEPANTISTFKLAGLLETAIRSSNAQYDDRDILDRLRVKMMPHETGDIGWDVFSLEYDARVPLDTVFTESVMAMYLIIFNFLWKLRRVEHALIGAWKIMKPNCITSHSFTKLQRAVKFQLLSTLRRCQVLWDGMNHFVTNLQYYIMFEVLEVSWSDFSSEMEVAKDLDDLLAAHEKYLHSIVEKSLLGESSQTLCKSLFVLFDLILRFRSHTDRLYEGICELQARTTESSLPSQDKSNSRRQLSDKASKPGSWIGDGRKALTQRASEFFRNMGQDLDAITKEYSSLLEGFLSQLPLQQHVDLKFLLFRLDFTEFYSSSVPSL, from the exons ATGGAAGAGGAGGACGACCAAAAGGTCTCAGATCTGATCAAAGAGTTAGTCCTACGCTTGCTCTCCCAAAACCTCACCCCCGATTCGCGCCCCATAGACCCTAACTCCTCCGATTTTCGAAACTCTCTCCGCTACGCGGTTCGCATCCTCTCCAGCCGAATGACGCCCTCCATTGCCCCCGACGCGGCCGCCATCGCCGAGTCCATCAAGCGTCGCCTGGCCACCCAAGGTAAGTCCTCCGAAGCCCTCACTTTCGCCGAACTATTCACCAAATTTGCCTCCAAATCCGGCCCCGGTAGCGTAAATAACAAATGGGCTGTCCTTTATTTGCTCAAAATCATAGCCGAGGATAGAAAAGCTTCGAATGCCCAGTTGGATTCTTCGCTTTTGTTGCCCAACTTGGCGCTGAGCGACACCGAATTGGATAACAGCTCGAGGGTTTTGCGGAGGTTGGGAACTAAAGAGAAGGGTTGGAGCAATGGGGTTTTGTGGGTCTCAAAAGACCCGGGAAATCGGCTTGAAATTGCATTTAGGGAGTTCGCGAATTTGATTAAGGAAGAGAATGAGGTGTGTGAAGAAGTTTTGGTGAGAGATGTGTTGTATGCTTGTCAAGGAATTGACGGGAAGTATgtcaaatttgataaaaatgcCGATGGGTATGTTTTACCGGATTCAGTTAAGGTTCCCAGAGCAACCCGGGTTATGGTCCGGAAGCTTTGTGAATTGGGGTGGTTGTTCAGAAAGGTTAAAGGGTATATTACTGAGAGTATGGATCGATTTCCAGCCGAGGATGTCGGAACGGTTGGGCAGGCCTTTTGTGCTGCGTTGCAAGATGAGCTTTCAGAGTACTATAAGTTGTTGGCAGTGCTCGAAGGACAGTCTATGAATTCTATTCCATTGGTTTTGGAGAAGGCGTGCTCGGAGAATTATCTTTCACTGAGAAGATTGTCGGTATGGTTTGCAGAGCCAACAGTGAAAATGAGGTTAATGGCTGTTTTGGTTGACAAGTGTAGGGTTTTGAGGGGTGGGGCAATGGCTGGGGCTATTCATTTGCATGCCCAGCATGGTGATCCGCTGGTGCATGACTTCATGAGGCGTTTACTTAAGCGTGTTTGTTCTCCTCTTTTTGAGATGGTGAGGAGTTGGGTTTTGGAAGGGGAGTTGGAAGATATTTTTGCTGAATATTTCATCGTGGGTCAACCTGTGAAAGTCGAGTCTCTTTGGAGAGATGGTTATAGGCTCCATGCTGGGATGCTTCCTTCCTtcatctctcaatctcttgCTCAGCGCATTTTAAGGACTGGCAAGTCAATAAATTTTCTTCGTGTTTGTTGTGAGGATCGTGGTTGGGCTGATGCTGCAACAGAAGCTGCCACAGCTGCTGGGATGACAACAAGGAGAGGGGGCCTGGGGTACGGTGAAACTGATTCCCTTGAGACCTTGGTTGATGAAGCGGCAAAGAGGATTGATAAGCACTTGTTGGAAGTTATTTACAAGCAGTATAAGTTTAAAGAGCATTGTCTTGCAATTAAGCGGTACTTACTGCTTGGACAAGGTGATTTTGTTCAGTACCTAATGGATATTGTTGGGCCAGAGCTTTCGGAGCCTGCTAACACCATTAGCACTTTCAAACTAGCTGGCTTGCTGGAAACTGCAATTCGGTCTTCTAATGCTCAGTATGATGATCGTGACATATTGGATAGGTTGAGAGTCAAGATGATGCCACATGAAACTGGAGATATTGGCTGGGATGTTTTCTCATTGGAATATGATGCAAGAGTGCCACTGGATACAGTGTTTACAGAGTCTGTTATGGCaatgtatttaataatttttaatttcctgTGGAAGCTTAGGCGGGTGGAGCATGCGCTTATTGGTGCCTGGAAGATTATGAAACCAAATTGTATTACCTCTCATTCCTTCACTAAGCTGCAACGTGCAGTGAAGTTCCAGTTGCTCTCAACATTGAGGCGATGTCAAGTTCTTTGGGATGGCATGAATCATTTTGTTACAAACTTGCAGTATTATATTATGTTTGAAGTCTTGGAGGTGTCATGGTCGGATTTTTCAAGTGAAATGGAGGTAGCAAAGGATCTTGATGATCTACTGGCTGCTCATGAGAAGTATCTCCATTCAATAGTTGAGAAATCCCTCCTTGGAGAAAGTTCGCAGACCCTTTGCAAATCACTCTTTGTCCTATTTGATCTTATATTGCGGTTCCGAAGTCATACTGATCGATTATATGAAGGGATATGTGAGCTGCAAGCAAG AACCACAGAATCCTCTCTACCCTCTCAGGACAAGAGCAACTCACGGAGGCAATTAAGTGATAAAGCTTCAAAACCTGGGTCCTGGATAGGTGATGGCAGGAAGGCCCTCACTCAACGTGCCAGTGAATTTTTTCGAAATATGGGGCAAGATTTGGATGCAATAACAAAGGAATATTCGTCACTGCTTGAGGGCTTCCTCTCTCAGTTGCCTTTGCAGCAACATGTTGATCTAAAGTTCCTTCTGTTCCGACTTGACTTCACTGAATTTTATAGCAGTTCGGTTCCTAGTTTATAG